A window of Novosphingobium terrae contains these coding sequences:
- a CDS encoding replication initiator protein A, with protein MTRASKPPTTDQFDLFLPYIADLALRDQREMMERPFFSLAKSKRSNPIDYTSPDGKLWVHVSANADYGMATIWDADILIYCASVLADMARRGANDVPRKLNIMPYDLLRAIGRPTTGRAYELLGQALDRLVATTIKTNIRAENRREATFSWLDGWTQLVDERTERSRGMTIELSNWFWEGVMMKGGVLSIDRAYFAITGGRERWLYKVARKHAGGAGDAGFAISMPVLYEKSGAEGQYRRFKFEMLKLAEKNDLPGYALSVETSREGEPMLRMRRVDGKDGADRMKDIDPGSSQQVIEQIVEQGGAEQPAAVASEAKAPRRKKEEPAEPLIDAKALVRQAVAGLSDAATRGFMTDETMDYLRRTCPGWDLYTLHAEFESYIAADATRSPVNWQKAFIGWVKQYHEKHKHQLR; from the coding sequence GTGACTCGCGCCAGCAAACCGCCGACGACAGACCAGTTCGACCTGTTCCTGCCCTATATCGCCGACCTGGCGCTGCGCGACCAGCGCGAGATGATGGAGCGCCCCTTCTTCAGCCTGGCCAAGTCGAAGCGCTCCAACCCGATCGATTACACCAGCCCCGATGGCAAGCTGTGGGTCCATGTCTCGGCCAATGCCGACTATGGCATGGCCACGATCTGGGACGCGGACATTCTGATCTATTGCGCCAGCGTGCTGGCCGATATGGCGCGGCGCGGCGCCAATGATGTGCCGCGCAAGCTCAACATCATGCCCTATGACCTGCTGCGTGCCATCGGCCGCCCCACCACGGGCCGCGCCTATGAGCTGCTGGGCCAGGCGCTGGACAGGCTTGTGGCCACCACCATCAAGACCAACATCCGCGCCGAGAACCGCCGCGAGGCGACCTTCAGCTGGCTGGATGGCTGGACGCAGCTGGTCGATGAAAGGACCGAGCGTTCGCGCGGCATGACCATCGAGCTGTCGAACTGGTTCTGGGAAGGGGTGATGATGAAGGGCGGGGTGCTGTCGATCGACCGCGCCTATTTCGCCATCACCGGCGGGCGTGAGCGCTGGCTCTACAAGGTGGCGCGCAAGCATGCGGGCGGGGCAGGGGATGCGGGCTTCGCCATCTCCATGCCGGTGCTTTACGAGAAGTCTGGCGCGGAGGGGCAGTATCGCCGCTTCAAGTTCGAGATGCTCAAGCTGGCCGAGAAGAACGATCTGCCCGGCTATGCGCTGTCGGTCGAAACGAGCCGCGAGGGTGAGCCGATGCTGCGCATGCGCCGTGTCGATGGCAAGGATGGCGCGGACCGGATGAAGGATATCGATCCGGGTTCCAGCCAACAGGTCATCGAACAGATCGTGGAGCAGGGCGGGGCAGAGCAGCCCGCCGCCGTCGCGTCCGAGGCCAAGGCGCCGCGCCGCAAGAAGGAAGAGCCTGCCGAGCCGCTGATCGATGCCAAGGCGCTGGTGCGTCAGGCGGTCGCGGGCCTCTCGGATGCAGCCACGCGCGGCTTCATGACCGATGAGACCATGGATTACCTGCGCCGGACCTGCCCGGGCTGGGACCTCTATACGCTGCACGCCGAGTTCGAGAGCTACATCGCCGCCGATGCAACGCGGTCGCCCGTCAACTGGCAGAAGGCCTTCATCGGTTGGGTGAAGCAGTATCACGAGAAGCACAAGCATCAGCTGCGCTGA
- a CDS encoding DUF2231 domain-containing protein, protein MLPAIYPLHVILSAYPIACFTGAFLTDWAYVASTQMQWANFSAWLIVAGLVMGVLAGIAGLIDFIANRRVRRPRAGWLHGLGNGLVMLLALLNAFVHSRDAYTSVMPLGIFLSAVVAVLVLVTSWLGTRQTMLAHWVELDGEVAR, encoded by the coding sequence GTGTTGCCTGCCATCTACCCGCTGCATGTGATCCTTTCGGCCTATCCCATCGCCTGCTTCACCGGCGCCTTTCTGACCGACTGGGCCTATGTGGCCAGCACGCAGATGCAATGGGCCAATTTTTCGGCATGGCTGATCGTGGCCGGGCTGGTGATGGGCGTGCTGGCGGGGATCGCCGGGCTGATCGACTTTATCGCCAACCGGCGGGTGCGGCGCCCGCGTGCGGGGTGGCTGCATGGGTTGGGCAATGGGCTGGTGATGCTGCTGGCGCTGCTCAACGCCTTTGTGCACAGCCGCGATGCCTATACATCGGTGATGCCGCTGGGCATTTTTCTCTCCGCCGTGGTGGCCGTGCTGGTGCTGGTGACAAGCTGGCTCGGCACGCGCCAGACGATGCTCGCCCACTGGGTTGAGCTGGACGGGGAGGTGGCGCGATGA
- a CDS encoding lysozyme inhibitor LprI family protein: MSRHLVAVAVLTLLARPAQAADRTAAALQHCLALAEHASTGGQTACEATAQHDYDGRIKAAYTLLMRTLPTEARVRLQQAQRSWLAFRTAEAASRDALYATRRGTLYVPMQASSATQVIRDRALQLEAGARVLAIEP, from the coding sequence ATGAGTCGGCATTTGGTGGCCGTGGCAGTTCTGACCCTGCTGGCCCGCCCGGCTCAGGCGGCAGACAGGACCGCCGCTGCCTTGCAGCATTGCCTCGCCCTGGCCGAGCATGCCTCGACCGGCGGCCAGACCGCCTGCGAAGCCACCGCGCAGCATGATTACGATGGGCGGATCAAGGCCGCCTACACGCTGCTGATGCGGACGCTGCCCACAGAGGCGCGGGTCAGGCTGCAGCAGGCCCAGCGCAGCTGGCTGGCGTTTCGTACCGCCGAAGCAGCCTCGCGCGATGCCCTTTATGCCACGCGGCGCGGCACGCTCTATGTGCCGATGCAGGCTTCCTCGGCCACGCAGGTGATCCGCGACCGGGCCCTGCAGCTGGAAGCCGGTGCCCGCGTTCTAGCCATCGAGCCCTGA
- a CDS encoding AAA family ATPase has product MKPGAAYPSALHPVVDQIGDLAAAGEKMIERLRRKAFLPDSRKALNVRFGIAEAAQLLGCSTNRIRMAEDDGRLPPAPAGENGRRIGYSVEDMLKMRDVLGASPARAPLDVPAMIAVQNFKGGVGKSTVTTHLAHYFAVQGYRVLVVDCDSQATTTTLFGFNPHFNITREETLYPYLSIDPTQTDLLYAVKPTSWPNVDLIPSNLELFDVEYELAAAGSDGQSVLAARFRKLKQGLLDLARNYDVVLLDPPPALGTISLAVMQAANALLVPLAATTPDFCSTVQFLSMMDQVIGQLVSAGITVDYQFVRLLCSKFDGNDPSHAMVRSIMEQAFGPALLPVPILESAEISHAALRMMTVYELEKPIGTAKTHKRCKANLDESLAQIEQLIRQGWGRVAPAREEDVLHAAV; this is encoded by the coding sequence ATGAAGCCGGGAGCGGCTTACCCTTCTGCGCTGCATCCCGTTGTCGATCAGATCGGCGATCTGGCTGCCGCCGGTGAAAAGATGATCGAACGCCTGCGCCGCAAGGCTTTTCTGCCCGATAGTCGCAAGGCGCTCAACGTCCGTTTCGGCATTGCCGAGGCGGCGCAGCTGCTGGGTTGCTCCACCAACCGCATCCGCATGGCCGAAGACGATGGCCGCCTGCCCCCTGCCCCGGCGGGTGAGAATGGCCGCCGAATCGGCTATTCGGTGGAAGATATGCTCAAGATGCGCGATGTGCTGGGCGCCTCGCCCGCGCGCGCACCGCTGGACGTGCCCGCGATGATCGCGGTGCAGAACTTCAAGGGCGGCGTGGGCAAGTCCACCGTCACCACCCATCTGGCGCATTATTTCGCGGTGCAGGGCTATCGCGTGCTGGTCGTCGATTGCGACAGCCAGGCCACAACCACCACGCTGTTCGGCTTCAACCCGCATTTCAACATCACGCGGGAAGAGACGCTGTACCCCTATCTCTCGATCGATCCGACCCAGACCGATCTGCTTTATGCGGTGAAGCCGACGTCCTGGCCCAATGTCGATCTGATCCCGTCGAATCTGGAACTCTTCGATGTGGAGTATGAGCTCGCCGCCGCCGGTTCCGATGGGCAATCGGTGCTGGCCGCGCGTTTCCGCAAGCTGAAGCAGGGTCTGCTGGATCTGGCGCGCAACTATGATGTGGTGCTGCTTGATCCGCCGCCGGCGCTGGGCACGATCTCGCTGGCGGTGATGCAGGCGGCCAATGCGCTGCTGGTGCCGCTGGCGGCGACCACGCCGGACTTCTGCTCGACAGTGCAGTTCCTCTCGATGATGGATCAGGTGATCGGCCAGCTGGTGTCTGCCGGGATCACCGTGGATTACCAGTTCGTCCGCCTGCTCTGTTCCAAGTTTGACGGCAATGATCCCAGCCATGCGATGGTCCGCTCGATCATGGAGCAGGCTTTTGGGCCCGCTCTGCTGCCGGTGCCCATTCTGGAAAGCGCCGAGATCAGCCACGCGGCTTTGCGCATGATGACCGTCTATGAGCTGGAGAAGCCGATCGGCACCGCCAAGACCCACAAGCGCTGCAAGGCGAACCTCGATGAGTCGCTGGCCCAGATCGAGCAGCTGATCCGTCAGGGCTGGGGCCGCGTGGCCCCCGCGCGTGAGGAGGATGTGCTTCATGCCGCGGTCTGA
- a CDS encoding PQQ-dependent sugar dehydrogenase, translated as MNRLSPLFLAPLLALAACGQKPVDPGAQTGPNPQLPDQQQYLMPPMKVGKVTPWGNTMPTPGAGLRVAALASGFEHPRSIYTLPNGDVLVVESNGPPAPVFRPKEIIMGWVQGSAGAKAKSANRITLLRDADGDGKPEVRSVFLDNLNSPFGVALVGNDLYVANTDAIVRYPYVTGDTRITAPGQRLVDLPGGPIDHHWTKSLVASPDGSKLYVGVGSNSNITENGIGAEMDRAAIWEVDRATGMWRLFAQGLRNPNGLNFEPQSHALWTVVNERDELGPDLVPDYLTSVRPGGFYGWPYSYYGNHVDPRVRPRRPDLVARAIVPDYALGSHVAPLGMVFANNGGALPQPLRNGAFVGEHGSWDRDPFNGYRVVFIPFANGRPSGKPVDVLTGFLAGDGTVHGRPVGVAMDGRGALLVADDVGNTVWRVSAAAP; from the coding sequence ATGAACCGCCTCTCGCCCCTGTTCCTTGCCCCGCTGCTGGCGCTGGCGGCCTGCGGGCAGAAGCCTGTCGATCCCGGCGCGCAGACCGGCCCCAACCCGCAATTGCCGGATCAGCAGCAATATCTGATGCCGCCGATGAAGGTGGGCAAGGTCACGCCATGGGGCAACACCATGCCCACGCCCGGCGCAGGCTTGCGCGTGGCCGCTCTGGCCAGCGGCTTCGAGCATCCGCGCTCGATCTACACGCTGCCCAATGGCGATGTGCTGGTGGTGGAAAGCAACGGTCCACCAGCCCCCGTCTTCCGGCCCAAGGAAATCATCATGGGCTGGGTGCAGGGCTCGGCGGGGGCCAAGGCGAAAAGCGCCAACCGCATCACCCTGCTGCGCGACGCCGATGGTGACGGCAAGCCCGAAGTGCGCAGCGTCTTTCTGGACAATCTGAACTCGCCCTTCGGCGTGGCGCTGGTGGGCAATGACCTCTATGTCGCCAACACCGATGCGATCGTCCGCTATCCTTACGTAACGGGCGACACGCGGATCACCGCGCCGGGGCAAAGACTGGTCGATCTGCCCGGCGGCCCGATCGATCACCACTGGACCAAGAGCCTTGTCGCCAGCCCGGATGGCAGCAAACTCTATGTCGGCGTCGGATCGAACAGCAACATCACCGAGAACGGTATCGGCGCGGAAATGGACCGCGCCGCCATCTGGGAGGTGGACCGCGCCACCGGCATGTGGCGGCTGTTCGCGCAGGGCCTGCGCAATCCCAACGGGTTGAATTTCGAACCGCAAAGCCACGCCCTCTGGACCGTGGTGAATGAACGTGACGAACTTGGCCCCGATCTGGTGCCTGACTATCTCACCTCGGTGCGGCCGGGCGGCTTCTATGGCTGGCCCTACAGCTATTACGGCAACCATGTGGACCCGCGCGTGCGGCCCCGGCGCCCCGATCTGGTGGCCCGCGCCATCGTGCCCGATTATGCGCTGGGCTCGCATGTCGCGCCCCTGGGGATGGTGTTTGCCAACAATGGCGGCGCTCTGCCCCAGCCATTGCGCAATGGCGCCTTCGTGGGCGAGCATGGCAGTTGGGACCGCGATCCCTTCAACGGCTACCGCGTGGTTTTCATCCCCTTCGCCAACGGGCGCCCCAGCGGCAAGCCGGTGGATGTGCTGACCGGCTTCCTCGCCGGGGACGGCACGGTGCATGGTCGCCCGGTCGGCGTGGCGATGGATGGACGCGGGGCGCTGCTGGTGGCCGATGATGTCGGCAACACTGTCTGGCGGGTGAGCGCCGCCGCGCCCTGA
- a CDS encoding HlyD family secretion protein — translation MADDKEPEQDAPDTADKQAPRDEDQHETPLLKRPMFWIVGGGVATVVLIGGFLWWLDARHYEDTDDAFVDAHIVRLAAQTTGRLTAVYAADNRHVHKGDLLATIEPETPAATFQEAKSNVAQADAAIAQAQAKVLSAIAAQRQARADALGPAANAAKAQADYHRYLDLQARDHMAVAPTQIDAARAQAEASAAQALAARRQIDSAAANVLAARKEVQSAQANRQAAQARQNQANVTVSYTTIRAPIDGQVVNRSVNVGSYVAPGQQLLAIVPDDLWVTANFKETQLDHMRPGQPVRIRIDAYPGVDFPGHVDSIQRGAGQAFAVLPPQNATGNYVKVVQRVPVRILFNNRPDPAYVIGPGMSVVPRVTVR, via the coding sequence ATGGCGGACGACAAGGAGCCGGAGCAGGACGCTCCCGATACGGCTGACAAGCAGGCCCCCAGGGATGAGGACCAGCACGAGACTCCGCTGCTCAAGCGCCCGATGTTCTGGATCGTGGGCGGCGGCGTGGCGACGGTGGTGCTGATCGGCGGCTTTCTGTGGTGGCTCGATGCGCGCCATTACGAGGACACGGACGATGCCTTTGTCGACGCGCATATCGTGCGTCTGGCGGCGCAAACCACGGGGCGGCTGACCGCCGTTTATGCCGCGGACAACCGCCATGTTCACAAGGGCGACCTGCTGGCCACCATCGAGCCGGAAACGCCCGCCGCCACCTTTCAGGAGGCGAAATCCAACGTCGCTCAGGCCGATGCCGCCATCGCGCAGGCGCAAGCGAAAGTGCTGTCCGCCATCGCCGCGCAGCGGCAAGCGCGGGCCGATGCTCTGGGCCCCGCTGCCAATGCGGCCAAGGCTCAGGCCGACTATCATCGCTATCTCGATCTGCAGGCGCGCGACCATATGGCCGTGGCGCCCACGCAGATCGATGCCGCCCGCGCCCAGGCCGAGGCCAGCGCGGCGCAAGCCCTTGCCGCGCGCCGCCAGATCGACAGCGCCGCCGCCAATGTGCTGGCCGCCCGCAAGGAGGTGCAGTCGGCCCAGGCCAACCGGCAGGCCGCGCAGGCCCGGCAAAATCAGGCCAATGTGACGGTCTCCTACACCACGATCCGCGCGCCCATCGACGGGCAGGTGGTGAACCGCTCGGTCAATGTCGGCAGCTATGTGGCGCCGGGCCAGCAATTGCTGGCCATCGTGCCCGACGATCTGTGGGTCACCGCCAATTTCAAGGAAACCCAGCTCGATCATATGCGGCCCGGCCAGCCCGTGCGCATCCGCATCGATGCCTATCCCGGCGTGGATTTCCCCGGCCATGTCGATTCGATCCAGCGCGGCGCGGGGCAGGCCTTTGCCGTGCTGCCGCCGCAGAATGCCACAGGCAATTATGTGAAGGTGGTGCAGCG
- a CDS encoding ParB/RepB/Spo0J family partition protein, whose protein sequence is MARKQSDYLAALLADDVEEESVPEVSAAVAPQAPAPAPAPDPRMQRARGTTLLGRESALARVASGEVRQVTQLLLDPAKVRVWAGNARSYEHLSEASCQELIDSIVAEGGQKVPAVVRRIEGDPDYDYEVIAGTRRHWSISWLRAHSYPEMMFVAQVAQLDDEAAFRLADLENRARKDVSDLERARNYAAALKSHYGNHQSRMAERLKLSKGWLSKMLKVASLPDAVVAAFASPAEVQLKPAYPLAQAMDDKLAAPAILRAAKALATEQASRAKTGSPALPAAEVLARLLAAPRADEAPAASMFSWISDHGRTGLSVVSANRQGATVRVHAGSGARIEELVDAFREALVALEEQGKGVRP, encoded by the coding sequence ATGGCGCGCAAACAATCCGATTATCTTGCCGCCCTTTTGGCCGACGATGTCGAGGAAGAGAGCGTTCCCGAAGTGTCGGCAGCTGTCGCGCCGCAAGCTCCGGCGCCCGCCCCTGCCCCCGATCCGCGCATGCAGCGCGCGCGCGGCACCACGCTGCTGGGGCGGGAAAGCGCTCTGGCCCGGGTGGCCAGCGGCGAGGTGCGGCAGGTCACGCAATTGCTGCTCGATCCGGCCAAGGTGCGGGTGTGGGCTGGCAATGCGCGATCCTATGAGCATCTCTCCGAAGCCTCGTGCCAGGAGCTGATCGATTCCATCGTCGCCGAGGGCGGCCAGAAGGTGCCCGCCGTGGTGCGGCGCATCGAGGGCGATCCGGATTACGATTATGAGGTGATCGCGGGCACGCGGCGCCATTGGTCGATCAGCTGGCTGCGGGCGCACTCCTATCCGGAGATGATGTTCGTTGCGCAGGTGGCGCAGCTTGATGACGAAGCGGCCTTCCGCCTTGCCGATCTGGAGAACCGGGCGCGCAAGGATGTCTCCGATCTGGAGCGGGCGCGCAATTATGCCGCCGCGCTCAAATCGCATTACGGCAATCACCAGAGCCGCATGGCTGAGCGGCTGAAGCTCTCCAAGGGCTGGCTCTCGAAGATGCTCAAGGTGGCGAGCCTGCCCGATGCGGTGGTGGCGGCCTTCGCCTCGCCCGCCGAGGTGCAGTTGAAGCCGGCCTATCCGCTGGCGCAGGCAATGGATGATAAGCTGGCCGCTCCGGCGATCCTTCGCGCCGCCAAAGCCCTGGCGACCGAGCAGGCAAGCCGGGCGAAGACGGGCTCCCCTGCCCTGCCCGCCGCTGAGGTGCTGGCGCGGCTGCTGGCGGCGCCACGTGCGGATGAGGCGCCGGCAGCATCGATGTTCAGCTGGATCTCGGATCATGGGCGGACGGGCCTGTCGGTGGTCTCGGCCAATCGGCAGGGCGCGACAGTGCGCGTGCATGCCGGATCGGGCGCGCGCATCGAAGAGCTGGTCGATGCTTTTCGTGAGGCGCTGGTCGCGCTGGAAGAGCAGGGCAAGGGCGTGCGGCCTTAA